The Echinicola rosea genome has a segment encoding these proteins:
- a CDS encoding MFS transporter, whose amino-acid sequence MGKVQNTFRALQSSNYRIFIAGQAISRIGTWMERTAVSWVVYEMTNSTFMLGLTAFVSQFPSFLFSLYGGILSDKYPRHKIVMITQIASFLQAAILAFMVLRGDTTIWHILTLITLLGIINAFDIPARQSLVHQLLSDPADLSNAVALNSSVVNLARLIGPAIAGLVLSTLGAGICFSLNALSYLAVIISLLFLRLAPQPKKVKKQSNFSEIKETFSYLKHHPILAPTMIYIAIISLLVIPYNTLLPEFAKAVFQGNAQTYGFMVSSIGLGAFLGTLFLASLPPETKKSRILIINAAILGISLIIFSITELLPFALFLAVITGFTGLTQSTICLTIVQTEADAEKRGQLISLYAMALFGMMPLGSLLVGSISNHIGSSTTLLIQGIIAIAIAISFFRFLRNKKLKSMKYTLR is encoded by the coding sequence ATGGGAAAAGTTCAAAACACCTTCAGAGCACTCCAATCTTCCAATTATAGGATTTTCATCGCCGGCCAAGCCATTTCACGTATTGGGACATGGATGGAAAGGACGGCCGTAAGCTGGGTCGTGTACGAAATGACCAACTCTACCTTTATGCTCGGACTTACCGCCTTTGTGTCTCAGTTTCCCTCCTTCCTGTTTTCCTTGTATGGCGGCATTTTATCGGATAAGTATCCAAGGCACAAAATCGTCATGATCACTCAAATTGCCTCCTTTTTGCAAGCGGCCATTTTGGCTTTTATGGTGCTGAGAGGAGACACAACGATATGGCATATTCTGACCCTAATTACCCTGCTGGGCATTATCAATGCCTTCGACATTCCTGCCAGGCAATCGCTCGTGCACCAGCTGCTTTCCGATCCGGCCGATTTATCAAACGCCGTAGCACTCAATTCTTCTGTAGTAAATTTGGCAAGGCTGATAGGGCCTGCTATAGCCGGGCTGGTACTGAGTACACTGGGTGCTGGTATTTGTTTTTCCCTTAATGCCCTGAGCTATTTGGCCGTGATCATTTCACTCTTATTTCTCCGGCTAGCGCCACAACCCAAAAAAGTCAAAAAGCAAAGCAACTTCTCCGAGATCAAAGAAACCTTTTCATACTTAAAGCATCACCCCATCCTCGCCCCTACGATGATCTACATCGCCATCATCAGCCTCTTGGTCATTCCTTACAATACCCTTTTGCCGGAATTCGCAAAGGCCGTATTTCAGGGAAATGCACAGACCTACGGTTTTATGGTCAGCAGCATCGGTCTGGGGGCATTTTTGGGAACCCTGTTTTTGGCATCTCTGCCTCCAGAAACCAAAAAATCCCGGATCTTGATCATCAATGCGGCTATTCTGGGAATTTCCTTGATCATTTTTTCGATCACCGAGCTACTGCCTTTTGCCCTATTTTTGGCCGTCATCACAGGATTCACAGGACTGACCCAATCCACTATCTGCCTGACCATCGTCCAAACGGAAGCTGATGCGGAAAAAAGAGGCCAACTTATCAGCTTGTACGCCATGGCATTGTTTGGGATGATGCCCTTGGGAAGTTTATTGGTCGGATCAATCTCCAATCACATTGGGAGTTCTACCACACTGCTGATCCAAGGAATAATCGCCATTGCTATTGCCATCTCTTTCTTTCGATTCCTGAGAAATAAAAAGCTGAAATCAATGAAGTATACCTTACGATAA